The sequence CTGGGCCACGCCCTGCGCCTGAGCCTGGACGAAGGTCTGCGCCGATGCGCCGGCGGCCGGCTTGCCCTCGGCGGGCGCTTCCGCGCCCGGCTTCGCCGCGCCCTCGGCAGGAACGGCGGCGGCGGGCTTCGCCTCGCCGGCAGCGACGCCGGCCTGACTCAGCGCCTCGGCGAGGGGCTGCGCCGGAAGGGCCTCGGTCGCGTCCGCCCCCGTCGCGGCGGGCGCTGCGGGTGCGCCGGGTGTCGCGGCGGCGCCGCCGGCGGGCGCGGCCGGCTTCGCGTCGCCGGCGCCGGAATCCGCGCCGACGGCGGCTCCCGGCCCTGCCGGGTTCCCGCCGCGCAGCGTACGGGCGGCGGCGGCGATCGCCTGGCCCGGCGGCGCATCGGGGCGCACGCCCTGCGCCGCATCGCGCGCCTCTCCTTCGGTCCGCACCATCGCCTGCCCCGGCGCATGGGCCTGCGCGACGGCGGACAGCCCGGGACCGGCCGCGGGCCCGGCCGTGTCGGCCCCGTCCGGCTGCGGGGCGGGCTCCGTCGAGGGCGAGGCGGCCTCCCCGTTCGCCTGCGGGCCCGCCGGTCCCGACGCAACGGCCTGCGCCGCGGTCGGTGCGCTCTCGACGGGCTCGGTCGCGGGCGTCTCGGCGGTGGAGGTCCCGGTGGTGGAGGTCTCGGTCGCGGATGCCTCGCTCGGCTCGGTCGGCTCGGCGGCTGAGGCCGGCGCTTCGGATCGCTGAGCGTCCTCCGGCCTCCGTCGACGCTCGGCCGGCTCCGCGCCGTCCGGCGCACGGGTCTCGCGGGTCTCGCGGACGCGCTCGCGCGCCTCGGGTCGCGCCGGACCGTCGGCTTCCGGCGGCACGCGGAAGGCGGGCGCATCCCCGTCGCGCGGGGGCGACGCGGGCCGCGGCCGGGGCTCTGGACGCCGAGACGCCTCGGCGGGAACGGGATCGAAACGCATGGCGTGACGCTCGCGCGAAAACTCGGACGGCGCCGGCAGAAAGCGCCGCACCCCGCACCGCAAGAGCCGCGCCAGGGCTCGCCGCGCCTTGCAATCCGTTGGCGTTCAACCATTTTCGTTTCGGGCGTGCCGGCGAGCGCCGCGGTCGAACCGTTCCGAGCCGGCAGAATGCGCCGGGCGTCTCGGCAGAATCTGCCCGGCGTCGCTGGAAACGGCCGGGCGCCGCCGCTATAGAGGACGGGCTCGAGCCGCGGGCCCGTCCCGTTCGCGCGAAGGAAGAGTGAGGATGCGAAACAGCCTCGACCTGCCGAAGGAGCCCGCCGCGACGCGCGTCGTCGTCGCCATGTCCGGCGGCGTCGATTCTTCCGTCGTCGCCGCGCTGCTGAAGCGCGAGGGCTACGACGTGGTCGGCATCACGCTACAGCTCTACGATCACGGCGCCGCGACCCATCGCAAGGGCGCCTGCTGCGCCGGCCAGGACATCCACGACGCCCGCCGCGTGGCCGAGGCGATCGGCATCCCGCATTACGTGCTCGACTACGAGAGCCGCTTCCGCGAGGCGGTGATGGAGAGCTTCGCCGACAGCTATCTCGCCGGCGAGACGCCGATTCCCTGCGTCGAGTGCAACCGCTCCATCAAGTTCCGCGATCTGCTCGAGACCGCGAAGGAGCTCGGCGCGGACGCCCTCGCCACCGGGCACTACGTCGCGAGCCGGCCGCTGCCCGACGGCCGCCGCGGCCTCTACCGCGCCGCCGACCCGGCGCGCGACCAGAGCTATTTCCT comes from Salinarimonas sp. and encodes:
- a CDS encoding flagellar hook-length control protein FliK: MRFDPVPAEASRRPEPRPRPASPPRDGDAPAFRVPPEADGPARPEARERVRETRETRAPDGAEPAERRRRPEDAQRSEAPASAAEPTEPSEASATETSTTGTSTAETPATEPVESAPTAAQAVASGPAGPQANGEAASPSTEPAPQPDGADTAGPAAGPGLSAVAQAHAPGQAMVRTEGEARDAAQGVRPDAPPGQAIAAAARTLRGGNPAGPGAAVGADSGAGDAKPAAPAGGAAATPGAPAAPAATGADATEALPAQPLAEALSQAGVAAGEAKPAAAVPAEGAAKPGAEAPAEGKPAAGASAQTFVQAQAQGVAQPAASQGAPPAQPPLDPGAAPPQIQAPQPAPPGAAPPPTATAPQPAYAQPPVLDNVPLGAVPIEIGLKSLGNVNRFTIRLDPAELGRIDVSLEIEEGEVTAKLQVERVETLMLLQRDAKTLERAFEQAGLRTNEGSVQMSLREQPGDPRGGDGGGREAFGQGEGRRDGRGEEGGRRGRGGLVEPQAIEALAPRRILAGGLVGVDVRI